A DNA window from Methylobacterium sp. NMS14P contains the following coding sequences:
- a CDS encoding ceramidase domain-containing protein: MNWFEPVSAYCERGGPQFWAEPANALSNAAFLLAAAAAARRASVSDPPDRTCLGLAALIAVVGVGSFMFHTLAVYWAMLADVVPIALLIYAYLALALSRFLRLAPVRVAAATGGFALLGFALTPLLDGLTGLDVARLTNGSVDYLPALLALFGVAWAAARRPEERFVGTGRRLAGIGLLFLISLAARTADRAACALLPTGTHPLWHVLNAGVLYALVATAIRHRETAG; the protein is encoded by the coding sequence ATGAACTGGTTCGAGCCGGTATCGGCCTACTGCGAGCGGGGCGGTCCGCAATTCTGGGCCGAGCCCGCGAACGCGCTGTCGAACGCGGCCTTCCTGCTGGCCGCCGCGGCGGCGGCGCGGCGCGCCTCCGTGTCGGATCCGCCGGACCGGACCTGCCTCGGGCTGGCGGCCCTGATCGCGGTGGTCGGCGTCGGCTCGTTCATGTTCCACACGCTGGCCGTCTACTGGGCGATGCTCGCGGACGTCGTCCCGATCGCGCTGCTGATCTACGCCTATCTCGCCCTGGCCCTCTCGCGGTTCCTGCGGCTGGCGCCGGTGCGCGTCGCGGCGGCGACCGGCGGTTTCGCCCTTCTCGGCTTCGCGCTCACGCCCCTGCTCGACGGGCTGACCGGCCTCGACGTCGCGCGGCTCACCAACGGCTCGGTCGACTACCTGCCAGCCCTCCTGGCGCTGTTCGGCGTCGCCTGGGCGGCCGCGCGCCGGCCGGAGGAGCGCTTCGTCGGGACCGGGCGGCGGCTCGCCGGCATCGGCCTGCTCTTCCTGATCTCGCTCGCCGCGCGGACCGCCGACCGGGCGGCCTGCGCGCTGCTGCCGACCGGCACGCACCCGCTCTGGCACGTGCTGAACGCCGGCGTCCTGTACGCCCTGGTGGCGACGGCGATCCGTCACCGGGAGACGGCCGGATGA
- the xth gene encoding exodeoxyribonuclease III, protein MRITTWNVNSIKQRLPHLLGFLEEARPDVVCLQELKCQDESFPRADIEAAGYAVETLGQKAYNGVALLVRAPLAMSEIRRGLPGDAADEQARYIEALISGTDTRPVRVASIYLPNGNPVDSPKYPYKLAFMERLRLHARALLEDEIAVVLAGDYNVIPEAADASDPEAWRSDALFLGTTRAAFRAILAEGYTDALRACDPRDGLYTFWDYQAGCWQRNAGIRIDHLLLSPQAGDRLVSASVQKHLRGLDKPSDHVPVTAELAAG, encoded by the coding sequence ATGCGGATCACCACCTGGAACGTCAACTCGATCAAGCAGCGGCTCCCGCACCTGCTCGGCTTCCTGGAGGAGGCGCGGCCCGACGTGGTCTGCCTGCAGGAACTCAAGTGCCAGGACGAGTCCTTCCCGCGGGCCGACATCGAGGCGGCGGGCTACGCGGTCGAGACGCTCGGCCAGAAGGCCTATAACGGCGTCGCGCTGCTGGTCCGCGCGCCCCTCGCCATGTCGGAGATCCGTCGCGGGCTGCCGGGCGACGCGGCCGACGAGCAGGCCCGCTACATCGAGGCGCTGATCTCCGGCACGGACACCCGTCCGGTGCGCGTGGCGTCGATCTACCTGCCGAACGGCAACCCGGTGGACAGCCCGAAATACCCGTACAAGCTCGCCTTCATGGAGCGGCTGCGGCTCCACGCCCGGGCGCTGCTGGAGGACGAGATCGCGGTGGTGCTGGCGGGCGACTACAACGTCATCCCGGAGGCCGCCGACGCGTCCGATCCGGAGGCGTGGCGCTCCGACGCCCTGTTCCTCGGGACGACCCGGGCGGCGTTCCGGGCGATCCTCGCCGAGGGCTACACCGACGCCCTGCGCGCCTGCGACCCGCGCGACGGGCTCTACACCTTCTGGGATTACCAGGCCGGCTGCTGGCAGCGGAACGCCGGCATCCGCATCGACCACCTGCTGCTCTCGCCCCAGGCCGGCGACCGTCTGGTCTCGGCCTCGGTCCAGAAACACCTGCGCGGGCTCGACAAGCCGTCGGACCACGTCCCGGTCACGGCGGAGCTGGCGGCCGGGTAG
- a CDS encoding glutathione S-transferase family protein — translation MIIYGSSVSPYVRKVLVALYEKGIAFEHRPVGFHAADPGFRAASPMGKIPAMEEAGYRLADSSAIVDYLERRHPAPALIPEDARDAARARWFDKFGECELTRQVLVPFVERFLKPRLFKVEGDEALAQRTVDTALPPLFDYLESQIDGPYLVGGRFGIADIAVAAPFHNLRLAKVAVDGARWPKLADWVAATLERPSFTAAIAAAKS, via the coding sequence ATGATCATCTACGGCAGCAGCGTGTCGCCCTACGTGCGCAAGGTGCTCGTGGCGCTCTACGAGAAGGGCATCGCGTTCGAGCATCGCCCGGTCGGCTTCCACGCGGCGGATCCCGGCTTCCGGGCCGCGAGCCCGATGGGGAAGATCCCCGCGATGGAGGAGGCCGGGTACCGCCTCGCGGATTCGAGCGCCATCGTGGACTATCTCGAGCGGCGGCATCCGGCGCCCGCGCTGATCCCCGAGGACGCGCGGGACGCCGCCCGCGCCCGCTGGTTCGACAAGTTCGGCGAGTGCGAGCTGACCCGGCAGGTGCTGGTGCCGTTCGTCGAGCGCTTCCTCAAGCCCCGCCTGTTCAAGGTCGAGGGCGACGAGGCCCTGGCGCAGCGGACTGTCGACACGGCGCTGCCGCCGCTGTTCGACTACCTCGAATCGCAGATCGACGGGCCCTACCTCGTCGGCGGCCGGTTCGGCATCGCCGACATCGCCGTGGCGGCACCGTTCCACAACCTGCGGCTGGCCAAGGTCGCGGTCGACGGCGCCCGCTGGCCGAAGCTCGCCGACTGGGTCGCGGCGACGCTGGAGCGGCCGTCCTTCACCGCGGCGATCGCCGCGGCGAAGAGCTGA
- a CDS encoding tetratricopeptide repeat protein, with the protein MRTSRTDLSRRRAPAGADPGRFRSVGRLAVATWALALLALPVAPSRALDANVRTPVQVPVADKSYRSAKDALRAGMREYNAGDKQGAARALEYAAGQGHALALWKLGRMYADGDGVPHDDLKAFEFFSRIADASTDDGPDPQNSAVLGSAFTALGTYFLEGIKGTYVRPNPERAYDMFNYAASYYGDPNAQYNLARLYLDGTGVEADPRQAARWFNLAAEKGHHPAQALLGDMLVNGLGGIPIQRVRGLMWLSLAREGAESRKDEWIVALYDKNWAAASEDDRAEAQTQLQTVGSIRKRR; encoded by the coding sequence ATGCGGACGTCTAGGACTGACCTCAGCCGGCGCAGGGCGCCGGCCGGGGCCGATCCCGGTCGGTTCCGGTCCGTCGGCCGGCTCGCGGTCGCGACCTGGGCGCTCGCCCTGCTCGCGCTGCCGGTCGCGCCGTCGCGCGCCCTCGACGCCAACGTCCGCACGCCCGTGCAGGTCCCTGTCGCCGACAAGAGCTACCGCTCGGCCAAGGACGCGCTGCGCGCCGGCATGCGCGAGTACAATGCCGGCGACAAGCAGGGCGCCGCCCGCGCCCTCGAGTACGCGGCCGGCCAGGGCCACGCCCTGGCGCTGTGGAAGCTCGGCCGGATGTACGCCGACGGCGACGGCGTCCCGCACGACGACCTGAAGGCGTTCGAGTTCTTCTCGCGGATCGCCGACGCCAGCACCGATGACGGGCCCGATCCGCAGAACTCGGCGGTCCTGGGCAGCGCCTTCACGGCTCTGGGCACGTACTTCCTCGAGGGGATCAAGGGCACCTACGTGCGCCCCAATCCCGAGCGCGCCTACGACATGTTCAACTACGCGGCGTCCTACTACGGGGACCCCAACGCGCAGTACAATCTCGCCCGGCTCTACCTCGACGGCACCGGCGTCGAGGCCGACCCGCGGCAGGCCGCGCGCTGGTTCAACCTCGCCGCCGAGAAGGGCCACCACCCGGCGCAGGCGCTGCTCGGCGACATGCTGGTCAACGGCCTGGGCGGCATCCCGATCCAGCGCGTGCGGGGGCTGATGTGGCTCTCGCTCGCCCGGGAAGGTGCCGAGAGCCGCAAGGACGAGTGGATCGTCGCGCTCTACGACAAGAACTGGGCGGCCGCCAGCGAGGACGACCGCGCCGAGGCGCAGACGCAGCTCCAGACCGTGGGCTCGATCCGCAAGCGGCGCTGA
- the ilvD gene encoding dihydroxy-acid dehydratase: MVTRLNDKSKLPSRHVTEGPDRAPHRSYLYAMGLTREQIHQPLVGVASCWNEAAPCNISLMRQAQAVKKGVAAANGTPREFCTITVTDGIAMGHGGMRASLPSREVIADSVELTMRGHAYDALVGLAGCDKSLPGMMMAMVRLNVPSIFIYGGSILPGSFRGKPVTVQDLFEAVGKVAVGDMSLEDLDELEQVACPSAGACGAQFTANTMATVSEAIGLALPYSAGAPAPYEIRDKFCATAGEKVMELLAKQIRPRDIVTRKALENAATVVAASGGSTNAALHLPAIAHECGIEFTLFDVAEIFRRTPYIADLKPGGRYVAKDMFEVGGIPLLMKTLLDHGFMHGDCLTVTGRTIAENMDRVTWNPEQDVVYPANRPITPTGGVVGLKGNLAPEGAIVKVAGIPAEKQVFTGPARVFDGEEACFAAVQARTYKEGDVLVIRYEGPRGGPGMREMLSTTAALYGQGMGDKVALITDGRFSGATRGFCVGHVGPEAAVGGPIGLLRDGDVITLDAIQGTLSVALSDAELAERRKAWTARPNTATSGYLWKYAQGVGPALYGAVTHPGGAKETQSYADV; encoded by the coding sequence ATGGTGACGCGTTTGAACGACAAGTCGAAGCTGCCGAGCCGCCACGTCACGGAGGGGCCCGACCGCGCCCCGCACCGCTCCTACCTCTACGCCATGGGCCTGACCCGCGAGCAGATCCACCAGCCGCTGGTGGGTGTCGCCTCGTGCTGGAACGAGGCCGCGCCCTGCAACATCTCGCTGATGCGCCAGGCCCAGGCGGTGAAGAAGGGCGTCGCCGCCGCCAACGGGACGCCGCGCGAGTTCTGCACGATCACCGTCACCGACGGCATCGCCATGGGCCACGGCGGCATGCGCGCGTCGCTGCCGTCGCGCGAGGTCATCGCCGACTCGGTCGAGCTGACCATGCGCGGCCACGCCTACGACGCCCTCGTGGGCCTGGCGGGTTGCGACAAGTCGCTGCCCGGCATGATGATGGCGATGGTCCGCCTGAACGTGCCCTCGATCTTCATCTACGGCGGCTCGATCCTGCCGGGCTCGTTCCGCGGCAAGCCCGTGACCGTGCAGGACCTGTTCGAGGCGGTCGGCAAGGTGGCCGTCGGCGACATGAGCCTCGAGGACCTCGACGAGCTGGAGCAGGTCGCCTGCCCGTCGGCCGGGGCCTGCGGCGCGCAGTTCACCGCCAACACCATGGCGACCGTCTCCGAGGCGATCGGCCTGGCGCTGCCGTACTCGGCCGGCGCCCCGGCGCCCTACGAGATCCGCGACAAGTTCTGCGCGACCGCCGGCGAGAAGGTGATGGAGCTGCTGGCCAAGCAGATCCGCCCGCGCGACATCGTCACCCGGAAGGCGCTCGAGAACGCCGCCACGGTGGTGGCGGCCTCGGGCGGCTCCACCAACGCGGCGCTGCACCTGCCGGCGATCGCCCACGAGTGCGGCATCGAGTTCACGCTGTTCGACGTGGCCGAGATCTTCCGGCGCACCCCCTACATCGCCGACTTGAAGCCCGGTGGGCGCTACGTCGCCAAGGACATGTTCGAGGTCGGCGGCATCCCGCTGCTGATGAAGACGCTCCTCGACCACGGCTTCATGCACGGCGACTGCCTGACGGTCACCGGCCGCACCATCGCGGAGAACATGGACCGGGTGACCTGGAACCCGGAGCAGGACGTGGTCTACCCGGCGAACCGGCCGATCACCCCGACCGGCGGCGTCGTGGGCCTCAAGGGCAATCTCGCCCCCGAGGGCGCGATCGTGAAGGTCGCCGGCATCCCGGCCGAGAAGCAGGTCTTCACCGGCCCGGCCCGGGTGTTCGACGGCGAGGAGGCCTGCTTCGCGGCCGTGCAGGCGCGCACCTACAAGGAGGGCGACGTCCTCGTGATCCGCTACGAGGGCCCGCGCGGCGGTCCCGGCATGCGCGAGATGCTGTCGACCACCGCGGCCCTCTACGGCCAGGGCATGGGCGACAAGGTCGCGCTGATCACCGACGGGCGCTTCTCGGGCGCGACCCGGGGCTTCTGCGTCGGCCATGTCGGTCCCGAGGCCGCCGTCGGCGGGCCGATCGGGCTGCTCCGCGACGGCGACGTGATCACCCTCGACGCGATCCAGGGGACGCTCAGCGTCGCCCTGTCGGACGCGGAGCTGGCCGAGCGGCGGAAGGCCTGGACCGCGCGGCCCAACACCGCGACCTCCGGCTACCTCTGGAAATACGCGCAGGGCGTGGGCCCGGCCCTGTACGGCGCCGTCACCCATCCGGGAGGTGCCAAGGAGACGCAGAGCTATGCGGACGTCTAG
- a CDS encoding transglutaminase-like domain-containing protein, with protein MRYTLGCSLSYNILSDTTFIFNLEVAKLKSVEILSENLVLTPNLKRDLYTTPDLQNRYLAVNVPTGQFALEYNAEVDLTVHRADPATINETPIGQLPLDILPFLLPSRFVSSDRLTPFALAEFGALPKGHARVNQICNWIHDHIAYQPGSSDGETTAHESLLKRAGVCRDFAHIGAAFCRALGIPARFVSCYAHGLVPSDFHAVFEAYLDGRWWLFDATRQADLDGLVRIGVGRDAAEIAFSTPFGNMQPVNQQVRIQRSDGQGSPMPRTVDAISTEIPAPHAGAA; from the coding sequence ATGCGCTACACCCTCGGCTGCAGCCTGTCCTACAACATCCTCTCGGACACCACCTTCATCTTCAATCTGGAGGTGGCGAAGCTGAAGAGCGTCGAGATCCTGAGCGAGAACTTGGTCCTCACGCCGAACCTCAAGCGCGATCTCTACACGACCCCTGACCTCCAGAACCGCTATCTCGCGGTCAACGTCCCGACCGGGCAGTTCGCGCTGGAGTACAATGCCGAAGTCGACCTGACGGTGCACCGGGCCGACCCGGCGACCATCAACGAGACGCCGATCGGGCAACTGCCCCTCGACATCCTGCCGTTCCTGCTGCCGAGCCGGTTCGTCTCCTCGGACCGGCTGACGCCCTTCGCGCTGGCCGAGTTCGGGGCGCTGCCCAAGGGCCACGCGCGCGTGAACCAGATCTGCAACTGGATCCACGACCACATCGCCTACCAGCCAGGCTCCAGCGACGGCGAGACGACCGCCCACGAGTCGCTGCTGAAGCGCGCCGGCGTCTGCCGCGACTTCGCGCATATCGGCGCCGCCTTCTGCCGGGCGCTTGGCATCCCGGCCCGGTTCGTGAGCTGCTACGCCCACGGCCTCGTCCCGAGCGACTTCCACGCGGTGTTCGAGGCCTATCTCGACGGGCGCTGGTGGCTGTTCGACGCCACCCGGCAGGCCGACCTCGACGGGCTGGTGCGGATCGGCGTCGGGCGCGACGCCGCGGAGATCGCCTTCTCGACGCCCTTCGGCAACATGCAGCCGGTCAACCAGCAGGTGCGGATCCAGCGGTCGGACGGGCAGGGCAGCCCGATGCCGCGCACGGTGGACGCCATCTCCACCGAGATCCCGGCGCCCCATGCCGGAGCGGCCTGA
- a CDS encoding LutC/YkgG family protein, producing the protein MSARDAILDGIRRNRPAGDFPLPEVPLFTPLVGEDLVVEFGERLQRMGGRVAEPGAGDVFAGVRERLDAAKVVASAVPELTGNRDLRGVRAPQEVEDVDVAVVRAVFGIAETGSVLFTQDQLIVNAVGYLAQHLVVLLDPADIVPNVQAAYRRPEFGRSAYAVLHTGPSATADIEGVLIHGAQGVRSLTVLLLPRGAAGRG; encoded by the coding sequence ATGAGCGCCCGCGACGCGATCCTCGACGGCATCCGCAGGAACCGGCCGGCCGGCGATTTCCCGCTGCCGGAGGTGCCGCTGTTCACGCCGCTGGTCGGCGAAGACCTGGTCGTCGAGTTCGGCGAGCGGCTGCAGCGCATGGGCGGCCGCGTGGCCGAGCCCGGCGCCGGCGACGTGTTCGCGGGCGTGCGCGAGCGCCTCGACGCCGCCAAGGTCGTCGCCTCCGCGGTTCCCGAGCTGACCGGAAACCGCGACCTGCGGGGCGTGCGCGCGCCGCAGGAGGTCGAGGACGTGGACGTGGCGGTGGTCCGGGCGGTGTTCGGCATCGCCGAGACCGGCTCGGTGCTGTTCACCCAGGACCAGTTGATCGTCAACGCGGTCGGCTACCTCGCTCAGCACCTCGTCGTGCTGCTCGACCCGGCCGACATCGTGCCGAACGTGCAGGCGGCCTATCGCCGGCCGGAATTCGGCCGCTCGGCCTACGCGGTGCTGCATACCGGCCCGTCGGCCACCGCCGACATCGAGGGCGTCCTCATCCACGGCGCGCAGGGCGTGCGCTCGCTGACGGTGTTGCTGCTCCCGAGAGGTGCGGCCGGGCGCGGCTGA
- a CDS encoding lactate utilization protein B: MSVEDLNPREREGVIHPEVRAGHDESERAPDGRRLQHAEAASKPIRAPQTREPQPRGAKIRGDRPINQSEAAERFLAAPLHQAAHDERLWDLRKKRDASAHGVPEWEELRELASQIKTHTLSHLDRYLEQFEAAAKANGVHVHWAKDGADHNRIVLEILRSHGAKTLVKSKSMLTEECGFRHHMAANGIEVIETDLGERIQQLDNEEPSHVVAPAVHKTRMDVAEVFAKTLGTDPDNDDAHYLAESQRETTRPYILKADAGMTGCNFAIAETGTVVTCTNEGNADLSGNVPPLQIHSIGIEKIVPKVEHLGVFIRLLSRSALGSPITQYTSHFRAPRAGTEMHMVLVDNGRSERLGMEEFWTSLKCIRCGACMNTCPVYRRSGGLSYGATYSGPIGLIIDPTFNKRKYSTLPFSSTMNGSCTNVCPVKINIHEQIFAWRKVLVEEHQIPALKQGMMKAAGAVLSRPAAYRAAIGAADSALKVLPRFAVYNPLNTWGKKREMPDAPRQTFHAWYKQNRMKDTGR; encoded by the coding sequence ATGAGCGTCGAGGACCTCAACCCGCGCGAGCGCGAAGGTGTCATCCACCCGGAGGTGCGGGCCGGCCACGACGAGAGCGAGCGGGCGCCGGACGGCCGGCGTCTCCAGCACGCGGAAGCCGCCTCGAAGCCGATCCGCGCGCCCCAGACCCGGGAGCCGCAGCCGCGCGGCGCGAAGATCCGGGGTGACCGCCCGATCAACCAGTCCGAGGCCGCCGAGCGCTTCCTCGCGGCGCCGCTGCACCAGGCGGCCCACGACGAGCGCCTGTGGGACCTGCGCAAGAAGCGCGACGCCTCCGCGCACGGCGTCCCGGAGTGGGAGGAGCTGCGCGAGCTCGCCTCGCAGATCAAGACCCACACGCTGAGCCATCTCGACCGGTATCTCGAGCAGTTCGAGGCGGCCGCGAAGGCCAACGGTGTCCACGTCCACTGGGCGAAGGACGGCGCCGATCACAACCGGATCGTGCTGGAGATCCTGCGAAGCCACGGCGCCAAGACGCTGGTGAAGTCGAAGTCGATGCTCACCGAGGAGTGCGGCTTCCGCCACCACATGGCGGCCAACGGCATCGAGGTCATCGAGACGGATCTCGGCGAGCGGATCCAGCAGCTCGACAACGAGGAGCCGAGCCACGTCGTGGCGCCGGCGGTCCACAAGACCCGGATGGACGTGGCCGAGGTCTTCGCCAAGACGCTCGGCACCGACCCCGACAACGACGACGCGCACTACCTAGCCGAGAGCCAGCGCGAGACCACTCGGCCCTACATCCTCAAGGCCGATGCCGGCATGACCGGATGCAACTTCGCGATCGCCGAGACCGGCACCGTCGTGACCTGCACCAACGAGGGCAATGCCGATCTCTCCGGCAACGTGCCGCCGCTGCAGATCCACTCCATCGGCATCGAGAAGATCGTCCCGAAGGTCGAGCATCTCGGGGTGTTCATCCGCCTGCTGTCGCGCTCGGCCCTCGGCTCGCCGATCACCCAGTACACCTCGCATTTCCGCGCGCCCCGCGCGGGCACCGAGATGCACATGGTGCTGGTCGACAACGGCCGTTCCGAGCGCCTCGGCATGGAGGAGTTCTGGACCTCCCTGAAGTGCATCCGCTGCGGCGCCTGCATGAACACCTGCCCGGTCTACCGGCGGTCCGGCGGGCTCTCCTACGGGGCGACCTATTCGGGGCCGATCGGGCTGATCATCGATCCGACCTTCAACAAGCGCAAATACTCGACGCTGCCGTTCTCCTCGACGATGAACGGCTCCTGCACCAACGTCTGCCCGGTGAAGATCAACATCCATGAGCAGATCTTCGCGTGGCGGAAGGTTCTGGTCGAAGAGCACCAGATCCCGGCGCTCAAGCAGGGCATGATGAAGGCCGCGGGCGCCGTGCTCTCGCGCCCGGCCGCCTACCGGGCGGCGATCGGCGCGGCGGATTCGGCTCTGAAGGTCCTGCCGCGCTTCGCGGTCTACAACCCGCTCAACACCTGGGGGAAGAAGCGCGAGATGCCCGACGCGCCGCGCCAGACCTTCCACGCCTGGTACAAGCAGAACCGCATGAAGGACACGGGTCGATGA
- a CDS encoding (Fe-S)-binding protein has protein sequence MRVGLFVPCYVDAFEPEVGIATLELLERLGCTVEYPFDQTCCGQPMTNTGCHAEAAATEALFVKNFSGFDYVVAPSGSCVHQVREHLTAIPQTDEVRHVRASTYELVEFLHDVLKVEDLPWANFPHKVAYHTNCNALRGIHHARPTELVKPYFSKPLDLLRLVKGVELVDLARPDECCGFGGTFSVFEPAVSAKMGYDKVADQNRAGAAYVVSADSSCLMHQKGCAERLGLPLKYIHIAQVLNGAAA, from the coding sequence ATGCGGGTCGGCCTGTTCGTGCCGTGCTACGTCGACGCCTTCGAGCCCGAGGTCGGGATCGCCACCCTCGAGCTCCTCGAGCGCCTGGGCTGCACGGTCGAGTATCCGTTCGACCAGACCTGCTGCGGCCAGCCGATGACCAATACCGGCTGCCACGCCGAGGCGGCCGCGACCGAGGCGCTGTTCGTCAAGAACTTCTCCGGGTTCGACTACGTCGTCGCCCCGTCGGGATCCTGCGTGCACCAGGTGCGGGAGCATCTGACGGCGATCCCGCAGACCGACGAGGTCCGGCACGTCCGCGCCAGCACCTACGAGCTGGTGGAGTTCCTGCACGACGTGCTGAAGGTCGAGGACCTGCCCTGGGCGAACTTCCCCCACAAGGTCGCCTACCACACCAACTGCAACGCCCTGCGCGGCATCCACCACGCGCGGCCGACCGAGCTGGTCAAGCCCTACTTCTCGAAGCCCCTCGACCTGCTGCGCCTCGTGAAGGGCGTCGAGCTCGTCGATCTCGCCCGGCCGGACGAGTGCTGCGGCTTCGGCGGCACCTTCTCGGTGTTCGAGCCCGCCGTCTCGGCCAAGATGGGCTACGACAAGGTCGCCGATCAGAACCGGGCCGGGGCCGCCTACGTCGTCTCGGCGGACTCTTCGTGCCTGATGCACCAGAAGGGCTGCGCCGAGCGTCTGGGATTGCCGCTCAAGTACATCCACATCGCGCAGGTGCTGAACGGAGCCGCCGCATGA
- a CDS encoding DUF2267 domain-containing protein — MEELLARVTTRTGLDAATAQTAIGHILAFLQKEGPAAEVGQLLAALPGSEALIAESNAGESGGGGLMGMLGGMMGGGGVMALGQKLMAAGVPMGQMQPLGQELFAFGREKVGEDAMGPIIGSIPGLNQFV, encoded by the coding sequence ATGGAAGAACTGCTCGCCCGCGTCACCACCCGCACCGGGCTCGACGCCGCGACCGCTCAGACCGCCATCGGGCACATCCTGGCCTTCCTGCAGAAGGAAGGACCCGCGGCCGAAGTCGGCCAGCTGCTCGCGGCCCTGCCGGGCTCCGAGGCGCTGATCGCCGAGTCGAACGCCGGCGAGAGCGGCGGCGGTGGCCTGATGGGCATGCTCGGCGGCATGATGGGCGGCGGCGGCGTCATGGCGCTCGGCCAGAAGCTGATGGCGGCCGGTGTGCCGATGGGTCAGATGCAGCCCCTCGGACAGGAGCTGTTCGCCTTCGGCCGCGAGAAGGTCGGCGAGGACGCGATGGGCCCGATCATCGGCTCGATCCCCGGGCTGAACCAGTTCGTCTGA